The Pseudomonas sp. Marseille-Q3773 DNA window ATGGAACTGGCAGGCATGGCTGCAAATGAAGTGAAGGCCGAGGTGCCGGGGGTTCAGCAGGCACTCATCGCCCTGCAGGAAAAGCACCTGGTATGGAAAGCATCACGCGGGGTGTATGCAGTAGACGAACAGGTGATCGTCGATATCGTGCGGGCCGATGGCCTGCTGCAGGGCCTTGCCTGAGCAGCCTGGAACTGCACGGGGGCTGTACGACAGCCCCCGCGGCGGGAATCAGAACAACCAGCGATACAGCAGATAGGCCACCAGCACCGCCAGCACCGGCCGTAGCACGCGGTAGGCCTTGGGGTTGGCGCGCTTGAACTGCTTCACCTGGGCGCTGATACGGTTGCTGAAGCGCTTGCTCCAGGCATAGGCCTGGTTGATCCCGCCCACGCGCTCGTCGTCGGTGTTCTGCGGTGCGGTAGCACGGCCGAGGAAGGCGCTGACCTTGCGGTTGATGCGGGTCATCAAGGGGCTGCTCAGCGGGCGTTCGATGTCGCAGAACAGGATCACCCGGGTAACGTCGGTCTCGTTCTTCACCCAATGCACGTAGGTTTCGTCGAACATCACATCCTCGCCATCCCGCCAGGCGTATTCCTCGCCGTCGACGTAGATGCGGCAGGCGTCGGAGTTCGGCGTGGACAGCCCCAGGTGGTAGCGCAAGGAACCGGCGAACGGGTCGCGGTGCGGGTTCAGGTGGCTGCCACCCGGCAGCAGGGCGAACATGGCACCCTTGACGTTGGGGATGCTGCTGACCAGCTCGACCGTGCGCGGGCAGAGGGTTTCAGCCGAGGGCAGCGGCTTGTCGTACCACTTCAGGTAGAAGCGCTTCCAGCCTTTCTTGAAGAACGAACCGAAACCGGCGTCGTTATCCTTTTCGGCGGCACGGATGTAGCCCTCGTCGAACAGGCGCATGGCCTCTTCGCGGATTTCCTGCCAGTTGTCCTTGAGCACATCCAGCTCGGGGAAGCGCTGGCGATCCAGGTATGGCTTGGACGGCACACCGGAAAACAGGTACATCAGGCTGTTATAGGGGGCGAACAGCGCCGAATGGTTGACGAACTGGCGCAACACCGGCAGGCGAGCCTTGCCGCGCAGGTGCACGAACAACACACTACCGAAAAACACCAGCAAGACACCTGCCTTGGCTGCAAAGGAAAAGGTCATGCTTTCACTCCTTGAGGACGAGACAGCGCCAGGGGCCCTGCACTCCTGTAAATCATCCTGCCATCATAAACCGCTGCCGCCGGTGTAAAAACAACCTGGGCGGCAACTCATTGATGAAGATTTTGCAATGAACCCGGCCAGGGAACGTTGCGCCTGGTCAGCGACAGGCGATTTACTGCTGGTTTTCCTGCTCGCTGAACATGTCGGCGAACAACATGCTGGACAGGTAACGCTCGCCGGAGTCCGGCAAGATCACGACGATGGTCTTGCCCTGCATTTCCGGTTTTTCGGCCAGGCGCACGGCCGCCGCCATCGCCGCACCACAGGAAATACCGCAGAGGATGCCCTCTTCCTGCATCAGGCGGATCGCCATGGCCTTGGCTTCCTCGTCGGTCACCGTCATCACCTGGTCGACCATCGACAGGTCAAGGTTCTTCGGCACAAAGCCGGCGCCGATGCCCTGGATCTTGTGCGGGCTGGGCTTGAGTTCCTCGCCGGCCAGGGTCTGGGTAATCAGCGGGGATGCCAGCGGTTCAACGGCCACCGAAGTGATCGCCTTGCCCTGGGTCTGCTTGATGTAGCGCGACACGCCAGTGATGGTGCCGCCGGTGCCGACGCCGGCCACCAGCACGTCGACCGCGCCATCGGTATCGTTCCAGATCTCCGGGCCGGTGGTCTTCTCGTGGATCGCCGGGTTGGCCGGGTTTTCGAACTGGCCGGGCAGGAAGTACAGGGCCGGGTCGGAGGCGACGATTTCGTTGGCCTTCTCGATGGCGCCCTTCATGCCCTTGGCCGGGTCGGTCAGCACCAGCTCGGCGCCCAGCGCTTTCAGCACCTTGCGCCGCTCCAGGCTCATCGAGGCGGGCATGGTCAGCATCAGCTTGTAGCCACGGGCAGCGGCGACGAAGGCCAGGCCGATACCGGTATTGCCCGAGGTGGGCTCGACGATGGTCATGCCCGGCTTGAGCTTGCCGCTGCTCTCGGCGTCCCAGACCATGTTGGCACCGATGCGGCATTTGACCGAGTAACCCGGGTTGCGCCCTTCGATCTTGGCCAGGATGGTCACGCCGCGCGGGGCGATGCGGTTGATCTGCACCAACGGCGTGTTGCCGATGGAATGGGCGTTGTCGGCAAAGATACGGCTCATGGCAGGGGTCCTTGACATGAAAACG harbors:
- a CDS encoding aspartyl/asparaginyl beta-hydroxylase domain-containing protein codes for the protein MTFSFAAKAGVLLVFFGSVLFVHLRGKARLPVLRQFVNHSALFAPYNSLMYLFSGVPSKPYLDRQRFPELDVLKDNWQEIREEAMRLFDEGYIRAAEKDNDAGFGSFFKKGWKRFYLKWYDKPLPSAETLCPRTVELVSSIPNVKGAMFALLPGGSHLNPHRDPFAGSLRYHLGLSTPNSDACRIYVDGEEYAWRDGEDVMFDETYVHWVKNETDVTRVILFCDIERPLSSPLMTRINRKVSAFLGRATAPQNTDDERVGGINQAYAWSKRFSNRISAQVKQFKRANPKAYRVLRPVLAVLVAYLLYRWLF
- the cysK gene encoding cysteine synthase A; the protein is MSRIFADNAHSIGNTPLVQINRIAPRGVTILAKIEGRNPGYSVKCRIGANMVWDAESSGKLKPGMTIVEPTSGNTGIGLAFVAAARGYKLMLTMPASMSLERRKVLKALGAELVLTDPAKGMKGAIEKANEIVASDPALYFLPGQFENPANPAIHEKTTGPEIWNDTDGAVDVLVAGVGTGGTITGVSRYIKQTQGKAITSVAVEPLASPLITQTLAGEELKPSPHKIQGIGAGFVPKNLDLSMVDQVMTVTDEEAKAMAIRLMQEEGILCGISCGAAMAAAVRLAEKPEMQGKTIVVILPDSGERYLSSMLFADMFSEQENQQ